A region from the Longimicrobium sp. genome encodes:
- a CDS encoding acyl-CoA dehydrogenase encodes MERYFDENHLMIRDMVRDFAQNEIAPVAAELDRSSEFPWENVRKMGELGLFGIPWPEELGGSGMDGVAYMIVIHELARVDASHAITVSAHTTLGTSPIVNFGTPEQKERYVPLLAAGTVLAGFGLTEPGAGSDAGGTQTTAVRADGGWVLNGSKIFITHAGVGEVFVVTAQTDRSKGTHGITSFIVTKPTTDLEKAREVGVGHSDQLPFTEGVRAGKKEDKMGWRASDTRELILEDAFVPDENVLGQPGEGFVNFMKTLDAGRIGIAALSLGIAEGAFEQALRYATERRQFGKPIADFQGLQFMLADMATEIEAAKHLVYHAAWLRQQGRPYTREASMAKLFASEAAMRITTKAVQVHGGYGYTREYPVERMMRDAKICEIGEGTSEIQRLVIARSLLRELNQ; translated from the coding sequence ATGGAACGGTACTTCGACGAGAACCACCTGATGATCCGCGACATGGTGCGCGACTTCGCCCAGAACGAGATCGCGCCGGTCGCCGCGGAGCTCGACCGCTCGTCGGAGTTCCCCTGGGAGAACGTCCGCAAGATGGGCGAGCTGGGGCTCTTCGGCATCCCCTGGCCCGAGGAGCTGGGCGGCTCGGGGATGGACGGCGTGGCCTACATGATCGTGATCCACGAGCTGGCCAGGGTCGACGCCAGCCACGCCATCACGGTGAGCGCCCACACCACGCTCGGCACCTCGCCGATCGTCAACTTCGGCACCCCCGAGCAGAAGGAGCGCTACGTCCCCCTGCTGGCCGCGGGGACCGTGCTGGCCGGCTTCGGGCTCACCGAGCCGGGCGCCGGCAGCGACGCCGGCGGCACGCAGACCACGGCGGTCAGGGCCGACGGCGGCTGGGTGCTCAACGGGAGCAAGATCTTCATCACCCACGCGGGCGTCGGCGAGGTGTTCGTGGTCACCGCGCAGACCGACCGGTCGAAGGGCACGCACGGCATCACCTCCTTCATCGTCACCAAGCCCACCACCGACCTGGAGAAGGCGCGCGAGGTCGGCGTCGGGCACTCCGACCAGCTCCCGTTCACCGAGGGCGTGCGGGCGGGGAAGAAGGAGGACAAGATGGGGTGGCGCGCCTCCGACACGCGCGAGCTGATCCTGGAAGACGCCTTCGTCCCCGACGAGAACGTGCTGGGGCAGCCGGGCGAGGGGTTCGTCAACTTCATGAAGACGCTGGACGCCGGCCGCATCGGGATCGCCGCGCTGAGCCTGGGGATCGCGGAAGGGGCGTTCGAGCAGGCGCTCCGCTACGCCACCGAGCGCAGGCAGTTCGGCAAGCCGATCGCCGACTTCCAGGGGCTGCAGTTCATGCTGGCCGACATGGCCACCGAGATCGAGGCCGCGAAGCACCTGGTGTACCACGCCGCCTGGCTGCGCCAGCAGGGGCGGCCCTACACCCGCGAGGCGTCCATGGCCAAGCTCTTCGCCAGCGAGGCGGCCATGCGGATCACGACCAAGGCCGTGCAGGTGCACGGCGGCTACGGCTACACCCGGGAATACCCGGTGGAGCGCATGATGCGCGACGCCAAGATCTGCGAGATCGGGGAGGGGACCAGCGAGATCCAGCGCCTGGTGATCGCCAGGAGCCTCCTCCGCGAGCTCAACCAGTAG
- a CDS encoding Rne/Rng family ribonuclease, translating to MKREILMNTTARETRVAILEDDVLVELMVDRPDAARMVGDLYKGRVEAVLPGIQAAFVDIGTEKAAFLHVSDVAVEDDDEEDDDEAEAGGGDEAGNGGGNGGGNGGGNGGGGKRSRRYPPIQDIVKKGQDLLVQVSKEPIGTKGPRVTAHVSLPGRFLVYMPGSDHVGVSRKIEDREERARLRTLAREILPSKAGGVIVRTVGEELTRETFEREMKSLMGLWKQIQRKASRSRAPAVVHREAKLVAGIIRDLFSQKVDSLIVDSPQVFEDVKQYLEQVDPSLIERVRLYQEPKPLFDAYEIESEIRDAFQRRVNLPSGGYIIVEPTEALVSIDVNTGRYTGKKDPEKTILKTNLDAAREIARQLRLRDVGGIIVCDFIDMESKQNREKVLQELRAHLSRDRARTKAFQVSELGLIEMTRQRVRPSLFQIQTQACSTCGGTGRIFTPETVVRRIERAIRRVGAEAKEKSLVVRVHPEVALYVIEEEPGFGKTLEKALGVKVAVRDDPLIAQDDFRLISAGGHQDLSAKFNLG from the coding sequence GTGAAGCGCGAGATCCTGATGAACACCACCGCCCGCGAGACGCGCGTCGCCATCCTGGAGGACGACGTGCTGGTCGAGCTCATGGTCGACCGCCCCGACGCCGCGCGCATGGTGGGCGACCTCTACAAGGGCCGCGTGGAGGCGGTCCTCCCCGGCATCCAGGCCGCCTTCGTGGACATCGGCACCGAGAAGGCGGCCTTCCTGCACGTCTCCGACGTGGCCGTGGAGGACGACGACGAGGAGGACGACGACGAGGCCGAGGCCGGCGGCGGCGACGAGGCCGGTAACGGCGGCGGCAACGGCGGCGGCAACGGCGGCGGCAACGGCGGGGGAGGGAAGCGCTCGCGCCGCTACCCGCCGATCCAGGACATCGTCAAGAAGGGGCAGGACCTGCTGGTGCAGGTCTCCAAGGAGCCGATCGGCACCAAGGGGCCGCGGGTGACCGCCCACGTCTCGCTCCCGGGGCGCTTCCTGGTCTACATGCCCGGCAGCGACCACGTGGGTGTCTCGCGCAAGATCGAGGACCGCGAGGAGCGGGCGCGGCTGCGGACGCTCGCCCGCGAGATCCTGCCGAGCAAGGCGGGCGGGGTGATCGTGCGCACGGTGGGCGAGGAGCTCACCCGCGAGACCTTCGAGCGCGAGATGAAGAGCCTGATGGGGCTCTGGAAGCAGATCCAGCGCAAGGCCTCGCGCTCGCGCGCCCCGGCGGTGGTCCACCGCGAGGCCAAGCTGGTGGCGGGGATCATCCGCGACCTCTTCAGCCAGAAGGTCGACTCGCTGATCGTCGACTCTCCCCAGGTGTTCGAGGACGTGAAGCAGTACCTGGAGCAGGTGGACCCGTCGCTCATCGAGCGGGTGAGGCTGTACCAGGAGCCGAAGCCGCTCTTCGACGCCTACGAGATCGAGAGCGAGATCCGCGACGCCTTCCAGCGCCGGGTGAACCTGCCGTCGGGCGGCTACATCATCGTGGAGCCCACCGAGGCGCTGGTCTCCATCGACGTCAACACCGGCCGCTACACGGGGAAGAAGGACCCCGAGAAGACGATCCTCAAGACCAACCTCGACGCGGCGCGCGAGATCGCCCGGCAGCTGCGCCTGCGCGACGTGGGCGGGATCATCGTCTGCGACTTCATCGACATGGAGTCGAAGCAGAACCGCGAGAAGGTGCTGCAGGAGCTGAGGGCGCACCTCTCGCGCGACCGGGCGCGCACCAAGGCGTTCCAGGTGAGCGAGCTGGGGCTGATCGAGATGACGCGCCAGCGGGTGCGCCCCTCGCTCTTCCAGATCCAGACGCAGGCCTGCTCCACCTGCGGCGGGACGGGCCGCATCTTCACCCCCGAGACGGTGGTGCGCCGCATCGAGCGCGCCATCCGCCGCGTGGGCGCCGAGGCGAAGGAGAAGTCGCTCGTGGTGCGCGTGCACCCCGAGGTGGCCCTCTACGTGATCGAGGAGGAGCCCGGCTTCGGCAAGACCCTGGAGAAGGCGCTGGGGGTGAAGGTGGCCGTGCGCGACGACCCCCTGATCGCCCAGGACGACTTCCGGCTGATCTCGGCCGGCGGGCACCAGGACCTGTCGGCGAAGTTCAACCTGGGGTGA
- a CDS encoding aminotransferase class I/II-fold pyridoxal phosphate-dependent enzyme: MPAERPASAWPPRSPSDFPRLSQLPAYVFAQVNAEKQERIAAGEDVIDLGMGNPDLGTPQHIVDEMVEHARDRRHHRYSASRGIYGLRDAMAEHYQARYGVEVDPETEVVVTIGAKEGISHLMLAVLDQGDTVIVPSPAYPIHYYSVVFAGGSVHSIPLVGDDEGFVEGDALLSAVEEACGSTWPRPKALVLSFPNNPTTLSARRGFFERAVELCRRERLLLIHDFAYADFAFADEPPSLLSVPGAKEIGVEFFSMSKSYCMAGWRVGFCVGNPALVGALTKIKSYLDYGIFQPIQIAAAHALRAGQECVGETRETYRRRADALIEGLHRAGWPVPPPRATMFVWAPIPGEFVGLGSMEFARHLLREAGVVVSPGVGFGREGEGHVRFALIEPEERLREAGERIGRVLRRKAA; encoded by the coding sequence ATGCCCGCTGAGAGGCCCGCTTCCGCCTGGCCGCCGCGCTCGCCGAGCGACTTCCCGCGCCTGTCGCAGCTCCCCGCGTACGTGTTCGCGCAGGTGAACGCCGAGAAGCAGGAGCGCATCGCCGCGGGCGAGGACGTGATCGACCTGGGGATGGGGAACCCCGACCTGGGCACCCCCCAGCACATCGTCGACGAGATGGTGGAGCACGCGCGCGACCGCAGGCACCACCGCTACAGCGCCTCGCGCGGCATCTACGGGCTGCGCGACGCCATGGCCGAGCACTACCAGGCCCGCTACGGCGTGGAGGTGGACCCCGAGACCGAGGTGGTGGTCACCATCGGGGCCAAGGAGGGGATCAGCCACCTGATGCTGGCCGTCCTGGACCAGGGCGACACGGTGATCGTCCCCTCGCCGGCGTACCCGATCCACTACTATTCCGTCGTCTTCGCCGGGGGGAGCGTGCACTCCATCCCCCTGGTGGGCGACGACGAGGGGTTCGTGGAGGGCGACGCGCTCCTCTCCGCCGTGGAGGAGGCGTGCGGCTCCACCTGGCCGCGGCCGAAGGCGCTGGTGCTCTCCTTTCCCAACAACCCCACCACGCTCTCGGCCCGGCGCGGCTTCTTCGAGCGGGCGGTGGAGCTGTGCAGGCGCGAGCGGCTCCTTCTGATCCACGACTTCGCCTACGCCGACTTCGCGTTCGCGGACGAGCCGCCCAGCCTGCTTTCCGTCCCCGGGGCCAAGGAGATCGGGGTGGAGTTCTTCTCGATGTCGAAGTCGTACTGCATGGCCGGGTGGCGGGTGGGCTTCTGCGTGGGGAACCCCGCGCTGGTGGGCGCGCTCACCAAGATCAAGAGCTACCTGGACTACGGGATCTTCCAGCCGATCCAGATCGCGGCCGCGCACGCGCTGCGCGCGGGGCAGGAGTGCGTGGGCGAGACGCGCGAGACCTACCGCCGCCGCGCCGACGCGCTGATCGAGGGGCTGCACCGCGCGGGGTGGCCTGTCCCCCCGCCGCGCGCCACCATGTTCGTGTGGGCGCCGATCCCCGGCGAGTTCGTGGGCCTGGGGTCGATGGAGTTCGCGCGCCACCTGCTGCGCGAGGCGGGCGTCGTCGTCTCGCCCGGCGTGGGCTTCGGGCGCGAGGGGGAGGGGCACGTGCGCTTCGCCCTGATCGAGCCCGAGGAGCGCCTGCGCGAGGCGGGCGAGCGCATCGGGCGGGTGCTCCGGCGCAAGGCGGCGTAG
- a CDS encoding tail fiber protein, with protein MAQPYVGEIRMFAGNFAPNGWMFCEGATLPISENEVLFQLIGTTYGGDGEETFNLPNLASRIPIHMGTGPDGTTYQIGEMAGTEQETLTVQQIPAHSHALLASGLAAGDLAATDNVTATPTTKRIYAPPNSPVAMNPGTVQPAGGSQPHENTQPFLCINFIISLFGIFPSQT; from the coding sequence ATGGCGCAACCCTACGTGGGCGAGATCCGGATGTTCGCCGGAAACTTCGCCCCCAACGGCTGGATGTTCTGCGAAGGCGCGACGCTCCCGATCTCCGAGAACGAAGTCCTGTTCCAGCTGATCGGCACCACCTACGGCGGCGACGGCGAGGAGACGTTCAACCTGCCGAACCTGGCCAGCCGCATCCCGATCCACATGGGCACCGGGCCCGACGGCACCACCTACCAGATCGGGGAGATGGCCGGCACCGAGCAGGAGACGCTCACCGTCCAGCAGATCCCGGCCCACTCCCACGCGCTGCTGGCGTCGGGCCTGGCGGCGGGCGACCTGGCGGCCACCGACAACGTGACGGCCACGCCCACCACCAAGCGGATCTACGCTCCGCCCAACTCGCCGGTGGCGATGAACCCGGGCACGGTCCAGCCCGCCGGCGGGAGCCAGCCGCACGAGAACACGCAGCCGTTCCTCTGCATCAACTTCATCATCTCCCTGTTCGGGATCTTCCCGAGCCAAACCTGA
- a CDS encoding tail fiber protein, giving the protein MSEPFLSEIKIVSFNFPPKGWALCNGQLLPINQNQALFALLGTTYGGNGQTNFALPNLRGRVPIHFGNGQDLGEAAGSTSVTVNIQQLPTHTHGASAVSDLADNPSPAGAFLATVDQTVFQAVYLPPGGLVAMAPQGVSSVGGSQPHNNMMPYLVLNFIIALQGIFPSRN; this is encoded by the coding sequence ATGTCGGAACCCTTCCTGAGCGAGATCAAGATCGTCTCGTTCAACTTCCCACCCAAGGGGTGGGCGCTGTGCAACGGGCAGCTCCTGCCCATCAACCAGAACCAGGCGCTCTTCGCGCTCCTGGGGACCACCTACGGCGGCAACGGGCAGACGAACTTCGCGCTGCCGAACCTGCGCGGCCGGGTGCCGATCCACTTCGGCAACGGCCAAGACCTGGGCGAGGCGGCGGGGAGCACCAGCGTCACGGTCAACATCCAGCAGCTCCCGACGCACACGCACGGGGCGTCGGCCGTCTCGGACCTGGCCGACAACCCCTCGCCGGCCGGCGCGTTCCTGGCCACGGTTGACCAGACCGTGTTCCAGGCCGTCTACCTCCCCCCGGGAGGCCTCGTCGCCATGGCCCCGCAGGGGGTGAGCAGCGTGGGCGGCAGCCAGCCGCACAACAACATGATGCCCTACCTGGTGCTGAACTTCATCATCGCACTGCAGGGCATCTTCCCCTCGCGCAACTGA
- a CDS encoding NUDIX domain-containing protein, with protein MPISPYLRELRARAGPARLVLPSATAIVYGAAGELLLVRQRDGGVWSTPGGTVEPDERPADAAAREAWEETGLVVEPVRVLAVYGGPGFVVRYPSGDEAQYVMTVFECAVRGGALRPDGRETLEARFWSEAGAAALPLAAWLRPVLPTLFARPGATHFHPASWTPPPGD; from the coding sequence ATGCCGATCTCGCCCTACCTCCGTGAGCTGCGCGCGCGGGCCGGCCCCGCGCGCCTGGTGCTCCCCTCGGCGACCGCCATCGTCTACGGCGCGGCCGGCGAGCTCCTGCTGGTGCGGCAGCGCGACGGCGGCGTGTGGTCCACCCCCGGCGGGACGGTGGAGCCCGACGAGCGCCCGGCGGACGCGGCGGCGCGGGAGGCGTGGGAGGAGACGGGGCTCGTGGTGGAGCCGGTGCGGGTGCTGGCGGTGTACGGCGGGCCGGGGTTCGTGGTGCGCTACCCGAGCGGCGACGAGGCGCAGTACGTCATGACCGTCTTCGAGTGCGCCGTCCGCGGGGGAGCGCTCCGCCCCGACGGCCGCGAAACCCTGGAGGCGCGCTTCTGGAGCGAGGCCGGGGCGGCGGCGCTCCCGCTGGCGGCCTGGCTGCGCCCGGTGCTCCCCACCCTCTTCGCCCGCCCGGGGGCGACGCACTTCCACCCCGCGAGCTGGACTCCGCCGCCTGGCGATTGA
- a CDS encoding GNAT family N-acetyltransferase has translation MDTTTGALSLRPIRDQDMDFLLRLYGTIRADELERVPWTPEQKEAFVRQQFTAQHAWWTEHYPDASFDLVLLDGEPIGRLYVDRWEREIRIVDIALLPEHRGAGIGTRLLRRVFAEGDAAGKPVSIHVEVFNPARRLYERLGFEYRGETGVYLLMTRPAAGAAAG, from the coding sequence ATGGACACCACGACGGGGGCGCTGAGCCTGCGCCCGATCCGCGACCAGGACATGGACTTCCTGCTGCGCCTCTACGGCACCATCCGCGCCGACGAGTTGGAGCGGGTGCCGTGGACCCCGGAGCAGAAGGAGGCGTTCGTGCGCCAGCAGTTCACGGCGCAGCACGCCTGGTGGACCGAGCACTACCCCGACGCCAGCTTCGACCTGGTGCTGCTGGACGGCGAGCCGATCGGGCGGCTGTACGTGGACCGCTGGGAGCGGGAGATCCGCATCGTGGACATCGCCCTCCTTCCCGAGCACCGCGGCGCCGGGATCGGCACGCGGCTGCTCCGGCGGGTGTTCGCCGAGGGCGACGCGGCCGGGAAGCCGGTCAGCATCCACGTGGAGGTCTTCAACCCCGCCCGGCGCCTGTACGAGCGGCTGGGGTTCGAGTACCGCGGGGAGACGGGCGTCTACCTGCTGATGACGCGCCCGGCGGCCGGCGCGGCGGCGGGGTGA
- the rpmA gene encoding 50S ribosomal protein L27, which yields MAHKKGGGSTRNGRDSNAQRLGVKKFGGEFVLAGNIIVRQRGTRFHPGNNVARANDDSLFALVDGTVAFGRKDKKRKKVSVVPFEAAETEAEATELAAD from the coding sequence ATGGCTCACAAGAAGGGCGGCGGCTCGACCCGCAACGGCCGCGACTCGAACGCCCAGCGGCTGGGCGTGAAGAAGTTCGGCGGCGAGTTCGTGCTCGCGGGCAACATCATCGTCCGCCAGCGCGGCACCAGGTTCCACCCGGGCAACAACGTGGCCCGGGCCAACGACGACTCGCTGTTCGCGCTGGTCGACGGCACGGTCGCGTTCGGCCGCAAGGACAAGAAGCGCAAGAAGGTCTCCGTGGTCCCCTTCGAGGCGGCCGAGACCGAGGCCGAGGCGACCGAGCTCGCCGCGGACTGA
- a CDS encoding tail fiber protein, producing MSDQFLAEIRIFPFNFPPTGWAFCNGQLMPISQNTALFALLGTTYGGDGKSTFALPNLQGSAPMQPGQGQGLSLRDLGEQSGVESITLLQSEIPVHTHVLQAQNTFGNTTAPAGALWARPFGGGNLFKTSGAVVNMSFQMLAPAGGGLPHNNMQPYLALNFCIALQGIFPQRP from the coding sequence ATGTCCGATCAGTTCCTCGCGGAGATCCGCATCTTCCCGTTCAACTTCCCGCCCACGGGGTGGGCGTTCTGCAACGGGCAGCTCATGCCGATCTCCCAGAACACGGCGCTCTTCGCGCTGCTGGGCACCACCTACGGCGGCGACGGGAAGAGCACGTTCGCGCTTCCCAACCTGCAGGGGAGCGCCCCGATGCAGCCGGGGCAGGGGCAGGGGCTCTCCCTGCGCGACCTGGGAGAGCAGAGCGGGGTGGAGAGCATCACGCTGCTGCAGTCCGAGATCCCGGTGCACACCCACGTCCTCCAGGCGCAGAACACCTTCGGCAACACCACCGCTCCCGCCGGGGCGCTGTGGGCCCGGCCGTTCGGCGGCGGGAACCTGTTCAAGACCTCCGGGGCGGTGGTGAACATGAGCTTCCAGATGCTCGCGCCGGCCGGCGGGGGGCTGCCGCACAACAACATGCAGCCGTACCTGGCGCTCAACTTCTGCATCGCGCTGCAGGGGATCTTCCCGCAGCGTCCGTAG
- the rplU gene encoding 50S ribosomal protein L21, producing MYAIIRTGGRQFRAEPGKTLRLPSLDVEPGQQVQFGEVLLGADGDTIKVGKPVVDGASVTAEVVRHGRGEKIVIFKHKRRKNYRRKQGHRQGFTEVKVNDITLG from the coding sequence ATGTACGCCATCATCCGCACCGGCGGCCGCCAGTTCCGGGCCGAGCCGGGGAAGACGCTTCGCCTTCCGTCGCTCGACGTCGAGCCGGGCCAGCAGGTCCAGTTCGGCGAGGTGCTCCTGGGTGCCGACGGCGACACCATCAAGGTCGGGAAGCCCGTGGTGGATGGCGCTTCCGTTACGGCCGAGGTGGTCCGCCACGGCAGGGGCGAGAAGATCGTGATCTTCAAGCACAAGCGGCGCAAGAACTACCGCCGGAAGCAGGGTCACCGGCAGGGCTTCACCGAGGTGAAGGTCAACGACATCACGCTCGGCTAA